A region of Bicyclus anynana chromosome 15, ilBicAnyn1.1, whole genome shotgun sequence DNA encodes the following proteins:
- the LOC112044980 gene encoding acyl-coenzyme A diphosphatase FITM2, with translation MTSRGNHRSARMNYKFQDEPLDPKGTKPIREASSILEVLILMIVHICKKVLFFDTNLKIAVYLGALFLLSLIADVLTFPKSYFSRSDNIFNQYFVKIGWFWTLFLTIPYVSLTSYTTCCGRRKLIVTGHLVRLLIATVFWYVWVTIFNIVEINYGRCNSRSFTDKVSCLKEGHFWNGFDISGHCFILIYSSLVLIEEARAINGWEKIRDYIRDEKYSRSLNDKSPSSNPLKNISKEELDLLKTSYDKFTPYVRAFLIAMALLQLLWDVMLVSTILYYHIMVEKFLSGVIAILTWFITYRVWYTIPNLLPNLPGQGIFKYNVEKVNSTNTPVRKRSVLSDGKHFMGMPINKGQDPTEDLK, from the coding sequence atgacGAGCCGGGGAAATCACAGAAGTGCTCGAATGAATTACAAATTCCAAGATGAACCTTTGGACCCTAAAGGAACAAAACCAATTCGAGAAGCTTCATCAATATTAGAAGTTCTAATACTAATGATTGTGCATATTTGTAAAAAGGTACTCTTCTTTgacacaaatttaaaaatagctgTATATCTAGGAGCTCTCTTTTTACTTTCTCTTATAGCGGATGTTCTTACATTTCCAAAATCTTATTTTTCGAGAAGTGACAATATATTCAaccaatattttgtaaaaattggatGGTTTTGgacattatttttaactataccTTATGTTTCTTTGACATCTTACACTACTTGTTGCGGTAGAAGAAAGCTCATTGTAACAGGCCACTTAGTGAGACTGTTGATAGCTACTGTGTTTTGGTATGTGTGGGTCACTATATTCAACATAGTTGAAATTAATTATGGTCGTTGTAATTCAAGATCTTTTACTGATAAAGTGTCTTGTTTAAAAGAAGGCCACTTTTGGAATGGCTTTGATATATCTGGACACTgctttatattgatttattcaAGTTTAGTGTTAATTGAAGAGGCGAGAGCTATCAATGGATGGGAAAAAATCAGAGACTACATTAGAGATGAGAAGTATTCAAGAAGTTTGAATGACAAGTCGCCAAGTAGCAATCCACTTAAAAACATCAGTAAAGAAGAATTGGATCTACTAAAAACATCATATGATAAATTTACACCGTATGTGAGGGCATTTCTAATAGCTATGGCTCTTCTTCAACTTTTATGGGACGTCATGTTGGTGTCTACAATATTGTATTACCATATCATGGTAGAGAAATTCTTGAGTGGAGTAATAGCAATACTTACCTGGTTTATCACTTACAGAGTTTGGTATACAATACCCAACTTACTACCAAATTTACCAGGTCAGGGAATATTCAAATATAATGTAGAGAAAGTAAATTCAACTAACACACCAGTAAGGAAAAGATCTGTTTTATCAGATGGCAAACACTTTATGGGAATGCCTATTAATAAAGGACAAGATCCAACAgaagatttaaaataa
- the LOC112044970 gene encoding glutamate receptor ionotropic, NMDA 2B encodes MRVRQSALGDRRCFALCAAPLTARVWLGAWRLRKHAWCPRCGGHDTVRPRTTPCRPATFAIYVDSSQLPAAPPPLPGPPPLAALIASRVEMQAHVALLALAALGALAALARAERGGGIKVGGGGAGAGGREAARGGGVRIGVVDGLRRPRTSPAPQAPRAPSVITAALVVPHKAFGARDYTRAEKEALSKLPRKLKLFSQVRLNITLSMQSLTPSPMSILDSLCKEFLAVNVSAILYLMNHEQYGRSTASAQYFLQLAGYLGIPVIAWNADNSGLEKHASHASLRLQLAPTIEHQTAAMLSILERYKWHQFSVVTSAIAGHDDFIQAVRERVTALQDRFKFTILNAVVVKKPADLNELVTSEARVMLLYATTEEAADILSSAGDLHLTGENFVWIVTQSVLGSRKQPNKFPVGMLGVHFDTSSKSIIAEIATAVKVFAYGVESYISAPEYVRYPLGTRLSCSGEGTGEARWSTGERFYRHLRNVSVDVESGKPSIEFTPDGELRAAELKIMNLRPTLGDQLVWEEIGSWNSYPKERLVIKDIVWPGGLHTPPQGVPEKFHMRITFLEEPPYINLAPPDPVSGRCSLDRGVICRVAPEVDVAGLEAGTAHRNSTLYQCCSGFCIDLLQQLAEHLGFTYELVRVEDGRWGTLHHGKWNGLIAELVNKKTDMVLTSLIINSDRESVVDFSVPFMETGVAIVVAKRTGIISPTAFLEPFDTASWMLVGAVAIQAATFSIFFFEWLSPSGFDCSTGLNSKRVPQNRFSLCRTYWIVWAVLFQASVHVDSPRGFTARFMTNMWAMFAVVFLAIYTANLAAFMITREEFHELSGLDDPRIARPLTLRPPLKFGTVPWSHTDATLAKYFQEPHAYMAQFNRSTVSAGVTSVLTAELDAFIYDGTVLDYLVSQDEDCRLLTVGSWYAMSGYGLAFTRNSKYLSMFNKRLLDLRSNGDLERLRRYWMTGTCKPNKQEHKSSDPLALEQFLSAFLLLMAGILLAALLLLTEHVYFRYMREHLAASKASSCCALVSLSMGQSLTFHGAVVEAAARGFGPGKRGHCRSAVCAAQVWRARHERDAAVARARQLAAALAAHGLQPPPRRLASAAALLASGRAHDATRPRTLHAPADLLPDLDRPLSCGDLRSRERTRVEMETVL; translated from the exons ATGAGGGTGCGTCAGTCGGCGCTCGGCGACCGGAGGTGCTTCGCGCTTTGCGCCGCGCCCCTTACCGCCAGAGTGTGGCTCGGGGCGTGGCGCTTACGTAAACACGCGTGGTGCCCCCGCTGTGGCGGCCACGACACTGTCCGTCCTCGAACGACCCCATGTCGGCCAGCCACCTTCGCGATCTATGTGGATAGCTCGCAGCTCccggccgcgccgccgccgctgccAGGGCCGCCGCCGCTTGCCGCGCTTATAG CATCAAGAGTGGAGATGCAGGCGCACGTGGCGCTGCTGGCGCTGGCGGCGCTGGGCGCGCTGGCGGCGCTCGCGCGCGCGGAGCGCGGCGGGGGGATCAAggtgggcggcggcggcgcgggcgcgggcgggcgcgaggcggcgcgcggcggcggcgtgcGCATCGGCGTGGTGGACGGGCTGCGGCGCCCGCGCACGTCGCCCGCCCCGCAGGCGCCGCGCGCGCCCAGCGTCATCACGGCCGCGCTCGTGGTGCCGCACAAGGCCTTCGGCGCGCGCGACTACACGAGAGCCGAGAAGGAGGCCCTGTCCAAACTGCCGCGCAAACTCAAACTCTTCTCACAAGTGCGCCTAAACATTACGCTTTCTATGCAGAGTCTTACGCCTAGTCCTATGT CCATCTTGGACTCGCTATGTAAAGAATTTCTGGCAGTTAACGTGTCTGCTATACTGTATCTTATGAATCATGAACAATACGGGCGGTCTACTGCCTCTGCACAATATTTTCTACAACTCGCGGGATATCTCGGTATACCG GTGATTGCATGGAACGCAGATAACAGCGGCCTAGAGAAACACGCGTCCCACGCATCGTTGAGACTGCAGCTGGCTCCGACGATAGAGCACCAAACAGCTGCGATGTTGTCCATACTGGAGCGATACAAGTGGCATCAGTTTAGCGTCGTCACGTCGGCTATTGCTGGTCACGACGATTTTATACAAGCTGTGCGAGAAAGAGTCACAGCCCTTCAA GATCGATTCAAGTTCACGATACTCAATGCAGTAGTTGTCAAAAAACCGGCTGATTTGAATGAGTTAGTCACAAGCGAAGCGCGAGTTATGCTTCTGTACGCCACGACAGAAGAGGCCGCAGACATACTGTCATCTGCTGGCGATCTCCATCTCACTGGCGAAAATTTCGTATGGATTGTTACACAAAGTGTACTCGGATCTAGGAAACAACCGAATAAATTTCCCGTCGGGATGCTTG GTGTACATTTTGATACATCAAGCAAGTCTATCATCGCCGAAATAGCAACAGCTGTCAAAGTGTTTGCATACGGCGTAGAGTCCTATATTTCGGCGCCGGAGTACGTTCGCTACCCTCTTGGAACTAGGCTCTCGTGTAGCGGGGAAGGCACTGGAGAAGCGCGTTGGTCAACTGGCGAAAGATTTTATCGACATTTACGCAACGTTAGTGTTGACGTAGAATCCGGCAAGCCTAGTATTGAATTCACTCCTGACGGTGAACTGAGAGCTGCTGAATTGAAAATCATGAACCTGCGACCAACTCTAGGTGATCAG ctgGTGTGGGAAGAAATCGGATCTTGGAATTCTTATCCGAAAGAACGCTTAGTAATAAAGGATATAGTGTGGCCTGGGGGCTTGCACACGCCACCGCAGGGTGTTCCAGAAAAATTTCATATGCGTATCACGTTTCTCGAAGAGCCACCCTACATCAACTTGGCACCACCTGACCCTGTCAGTGGTCGATGCTCTTTAGATCGAGGCGTCATTTGTCGAGTAGCGCCTGAAGTGGATGTCGCTGG GTTAGAAGCGGGTACAGCGCACAGAAACAGTACACTATACCAGTGCTGTAGTGGGTTCTGTATAGATCTGCTGCAACAGCTCGCAGAACACCTTGGATTTACATATGAACTGGTTCGAGTTGAGGACGGCCGATGGGGGACGCTGCACCACGGAAAGTGGAATGGGTTAATCGCAGAACTAGTCAATAAGAAAACGGATATG GTACTAACATCTTTGATAATAAACTCGGATCGAGAATCAGTTGTGGATTTCAGTGTGCCTTTCATGGAGACAGGCGTAGCTATTGTGGTAGCGAAGCGCACAGGCATTATATCACCTACAGCTTTCCTCGAACCCTTCGACACAGCGTCGTGGATGCTCGTCGGAGCAGTAGCCATTCAAGCCGCCACTTTCTCAATATTCTTCTTTGAATGGCTATCGCCAAGTGGTTTCGATTGCTCAACTGGTCTCAACTCGAAACGTGTGCCACAAAATAGATTTTCCCTTTGTAGGACTTATTGGATTGTCTGGGCAGTATTATTTCAG GCATCAGTCCACGTAGACTCACCCCGGGGATTCACGGCACGGTTTATGACCAACATGTGGGCGATGTTCGCCGTAGTATTTCTCGCGATATACACGGCCAACCTCGCCGCGTTCATGATCACGCGAGAAGAGTTTCACGAGTTAAGTGGGTTGGACGATCCGCGGATAGCGCGTCCGCTGACGCTGCGCCCCCCACTGAAGTTCGGCACCGTGCCCTGGTCACACACTGATGCGACACTGgccaaatattttcaagaacCGCACGCATATATGGCGCA GTTTAACCGTAGCACAGTAAGTGCGGGAGTGACGAGCGTTCTTACTGCCGAGTTGGACGCATTTATTTACGACGGCACTGTTCTGGATTACCTCGTGTCTCag GACGAAGACTGCCGATTGTTAACAGTAGGCTCGTGGTACGCGATGTCTGGCTACGGATTAGCGTTTACCCGAAATTCTAAATATCTTAGCATGTTTAATAAGAGATTACTTGATTTACGCTCCAATGGAGACCTAGAGCGGTTGCGCAG GTACTGGATGACAGGCACGTGTAAACCAAACAAGCAGGAGCACAAGTCGTCAGACCCACTGGCGCTGGAGCAGTTCCTGTCGGCGTTCCTCCTGCTGATGGCGGGCATCCTGCTGGCGGCGCTGCTGCTGCTGACGGAGCACGTGTACTTCCGCTACATGCGCGAACACCTCGCCGCCTCCAAAGCGAGCTCCTGCTGTGCTCTCGTCTCTCTTTCAATGG GACAATCATTAACATTCCACGGCGCAGTGGTGGAGGCAGCGGCGCGGGGCTTCGGGCCCGGGAAGCGCGGCCACTGCAGGTCCGCCGTGTGTGCTGCTCAG GTGTGGCGCGCGCGGCACGAGCGCGACGCGGCGGTGGCGCGCGCGCGGCAGCTggcggcggcgctggcggcgcACGGGCTgcagccgccgccgcgccgcctcGCCTCGGCCGCCGCGCTACTGGCCTCGGGCCGCGCGCACGACGCCACGCGCCCACGCACGCTGCACGCGCCCGCCGACCTGCTGCCCGACCTCGACCGACCGCTCTCCTGCGGCGATCTGCGCTCAAG aGAGCGGACGCGGGTAGAGATGGAAACAGTGCTGTGA
- the LOC112044981 gene encoding ganglioside-induced differentiation-associated protein 1 — protein MHYIQRYLDKLQISKMNNIPISNGYNKTNIFLYCNYYSFYSQKVLMALYEKNIEFEPLVIDITKGEQYSPWFLEINPRGEIPVLKVNNSIIPDSTRILDYLELYLDQETTPLVEVSQDNKVLSNINKFRDLIEALPAGLITVGSFFHPHLGGTPKLPFILPVREVLKTGDLSSSKNLRKLAEENPKARDVLLYKAEIQDRKHEILTSEEEYLKVLNIVNEVLSHVEEQLKQQNEDNWLCCEKFTIADISLAVLLQRLWELGLENRFWAEGKRPYIENYFHRVKQRESFKKTIPNLPVHIKMIITSQPREYVAAAGLVSVGVVLALAYVFKKLIR, from the exons ATGCATTATATTCAGAGATATTTGGATAAACTGCAAATTTCCAAGATGAATAACATTCCTATCAGTAAcggatataataaaacaaacatttttctgTATTGCAATTATTACAGTTTCTATTCTCAAAAG GTTCTAATGGCACTTTATGAGAAGAATATCGAATTCGAACCATTAGTTATAGATATTACTAAGGGAGAACAATATTCTCCATGGTTTCTTGAAATAAATCCTCGCGGAGAAATTCCAGTTCTCAAAGTAAATAATTCGATAATACCAGATTCTACAAGAATTTTGGATTATTTGGAACTATACTTAGATCAAG aaaCAACACCTTTGGTTGAAGTATCACAAGACAATAAAGTACtgtcaaatataaataagtttagaGATCTAATTGAGGCACTCCCAGCTGGGCTTATAACTGTGGGATCATTCTTTCACCCTCACTTAGGTGGTACTCCCAAGTTGCCATTTATTCTGCCTGTCCGAGAAGTACTTAAAA cTGGTGATCTAAGCAGTTCTAAAAATTTAAGAAAGTTGGCAGAAGAAAACCCTAAAGCCAGGGATGTATTGTTGTACAAGGCAGAAATACAAGACAGAAAGCATGAAATACTCACAAGTGAGGAAGAATATCTGAAAGTGTTGAATATTGTCAATGAAGTATTGTCTCATGTTGAAGAGCAACTCAAACAACAAAATGAAG ATAATTGGCTGTGCTGTGAGAAGTTTACCATAGCTGACATTAGTTTGGCTGTGCTCCTTCAACGGCTGTGGGAACTTGGGTTGGAAAATAGGTTCTGGGCAGAAGGGAAACGCCCTTACATCGAAAATTACTTCCATAGAGTGAAACAACGTGAATCCTTTAAGAAAACCATACCCAACCTACCTGTGCATATAAAGATGATAATCACTTCACAGCCTCGCGAATATGTAGCCGCTGCAGGTTTAGTATCTGTTGGGGTAGTTCTCGCCCTTGCATATGTTTTCAAAAAACTTATTCGTTGA
- the LOC112044950 gene encoding chromobox protein homolog 3, which produces MRKVSKNRADDDVVSSTNGSGSVANEERQDADQPEDQNDREDDEKSADEADDKSDEDFVESRKKSKSKASKKKKSDRKSSKKDEEDQEEEYEVEKIIDSKRIKGKLHYLIRWKGYSSSNDTWEPQNTLSCPELISKFNEEKENSKNSSPKKGTKRKGSKKASKSQSPAKKPKTVWDEKNVDENAEYEVERILEVHHKKNGDRSFLIHWKGWSNKFDSWEPESNLNCPELIKRFMDKVDVARSKDARSLRVAPESTLRFTLQDPSSGRRLSKRRGQRQRVRYDNAE; this is translated from the exons ATGCGTAAAGTTTCTAAAAATCGTGCTGACGATGATGTCGTTTCATCTACCAATGGGTCTGGATCCGTGGCCAACGAAGAACGCCAAGATGCCGATCAACCCGAGGATCAGAATGATCGAGAGGACGATGAAAAAAGCGCCGACGAAGCAGACGACAAATCGGATGAAGATTTTGTAGAATCACGTAAAAAGAGTAAAAGTAAGGcctcaaagaaaaaaaaatccgataGAAAAAGTAGCAAGAAAGATGAAGAAGATCAGGAAGAAGAATATGAG GTGGAGAAAATCATTGATTCAAAGAGAATCAAAGGAAAACTGCATTATTTGATTCGTTGGAAGGGATATTCTTCAAGCAATGATACTTGGGAACCACAGAATACTTTGTCATGCCCTGAGTTGATCAGCAAATTTAATGAAGAA AAGGAGAACTCTAAAAATAGTTCACCCAAAAAGGGTACCAAAAGGAAAGGGAGCAAGAAAGCAAGTAAATCCCAATCCCCTGCTAAGAAACCAAAAACTGTCTGGGATGAAAAGAATGTTGATGAAAATGCTGAGTATGAG GTGGAAAGAATCCTTGAAGTTCACCACAAAAAGAATGGTGATCGCTCCTTCCTCATCCATTGGAAAGGATGGTCTAACAAATTTGATTCATGGGAACCAGAAAGCAATTTAAACTGTCCAGAATTAATTAAGAGATTCATGGACAAg GTTGATGTGGCTCGCTCCAAAGACGCGCGCAGCCTCCGAGTGGCTCCGGAAAGCACTCTTCGTTTCACTCTTCAAGACCCATCGTCTGGTCGCCGACTGAGCAAGCGCAGGGGGCAACGCCAGCG
- the LOC112044979 gene encoding YTH domain-containing protein 1 produces the protein MEASNNTDAVNLGVGEVEAEIGEELKQLEEVKDYDTRSEVSSSTSSGSSSPSISSVSSTPKSKERRANRKRTKSESDSPVQSKRRCVPGTSSKIKTYDYMTKLNYLFRNTRFFLIKSNNAENITLSKAKGVWSTLPQNEANLNQAYRESRNVLLIFSVKESGKFAGFARLASESRRDVPPISWVLPPGLSAKVLDGVFKVDWICRKELSFSSTLHLYNPWNEGKPVKIGRDGQEIEPKVAEELCRLFPEDEGIEMTPILRKSKESSKKSYLKSGGSYRTYRAPLSTRGSGFRNRMNSSTRPRRKPFTSTRSRLGSTSYKRRSPSPYMRDRLPSWFTRPRESYNNTGSAAAEAYVAEYMRSMHHQLPPLPYVPPPGFSGALATYDGLPPPPPPPPPRYYDLADYPRSVLVYDKRSYERSVDEFLWRTSERSRARSRDRESHRSYRDRR, from the coding sequence ATGGAGGCCTCCAATAACACCGACGCCGTTAATCTTGGCGTTGGAGAAGTGGAGGCAGAGATTGGCGAAGAGTTGAAACAGTTGGAGGAAGTAAAAGACTATGACACTCGCAGTGAAGTGTCTAGTTCTACTTCGAGCGGATCAAGCAGTCCTAGTATTAGCTCGGTGAGCAGCACTCCTAAATCTAAGGAGAGGCGTGCTAATAGAAAGCGCACCAAATCTGAGAGTGATTCCCCTGTACAAAGTAAAAGACGCTGTGTGCCCGGTACTAGCTCTAAAATCAAAACCTATGATTATATGACGAAACTAAATTACCTATTTAGAAACACAAGATTCTTTTTAATCAAATCGAATAATGCCGAAAACATAACATTATCAAAAGCAAAAGGCGTTTGGTCTACCCTACCACAAAATGAAGCAAATCTAAACCAAGCGTACAGAGAATCAAGGAATGTTTTGTTGATTTTCTCCGTAAAAGAAAGTGGTAAATTTGCAGGCTTTGCAAGACTTGCAAGTGAGTCTCGCAGAGATGTACCACCTATATCGTGGGTGCTGCCACCTGGCCTCTCTGCAAAAGTCCTAGACGGGGTTTTTAAAGTGGATTGGATTTGTAGAAAGGAATTGTCTTTCAGTAGTACGCTCCACCTTTACAATCCTTGGAATGAAGGTAAACCCGTGAAAATTGGCAGAGATGGCCAAGAAATTGAACCTAAAGTTGCTGAAGAGTTGTGCAGACTATTTCCAGAAGACGAGGGAATAGAAATGACACCCATACTTAGAAAATCAAAGGAATcttcaaaaaaatcatatttgaaAAGCGGTGGGAGTTACAGAACATATAGAGCACCTCTCTCAACTAGAGGATCTGGTTTCAGGAACCGCATGAATTCTTCAACAAGGCCAAGAAGGAAGCCTTTTACATCTACTAGAAGCCGGCTGGGCTCCACTTCTTACAAAAGAAGGTCACCATCGCCATACATGAGAGATCGCTTGCCTTCTTGGTTCACACGACCTCGCGAGAGCTACAATAATACAGGATCTGCAGCAGCAGAAGCTTATGTAGCAGAATACATGCGCTCAATGCACCATCAGCTGCCCCCACTCCCTTATGTGCCGCCACCAGGGTTCAGTGGGGCTCTGGCCACCTACGACGGGCTGCCTCCgccaccgccgccgccgcccccgCGCTACTACGACTTGGCAGATTACCCTCGTTCAGTGCTCGTGTACGACAAACGGTCGTACGAACGTTCGGTGGATGAGTTCTTGTGGCGTACTTCGGAGCGTTCCCGTGCTCGCAGTCGCGATCGTGAATCCCATCGGTCCTATCGCGATCGCCGTTGA